The DNA sequence ATAGGGTCATAAAAACGGATTCCGCCTACATATACGGTGACGGAATAATTACCACTCCAGGTTGTCGCACATGCATAACCGGCCTGGTCAATCCATTTCATAACACTTCCTCCATGTACATTTCCTCCGTAATTCACATCTGAAGGCTCCGAAATAAACTGAAAAGTAATAGGCTTGTTCTGCATCTTTATAAAATTTGAATAAAGTTATTTAATAATTTCCAAAGTTTTAGATTAAATCCTACTTTTGGAAGACGAAACTTTCAATGAAAGAGAATTTTAACCCATAACAGACTTAGAAACCGTAATGAAGAAAGTATTTTATCTCAACACATGTGATACCTGCAGAAAAATTTTAGCCCAATTCGATCTTACAGACTGGGAACTTCGAGAAATCAAAAAAGAGCCGATCACGAAAGAAGAATTGGCAGAAATGCATAAAAAAACAAAATCATACGAAGCATTGTTCAGCAGAAAATCTACTCAGATCAAATTGAGAGGTTTGGATGTAAAATCATTGACTGAGAAAGATTTTAAAGAGTTGCTGCTGGATCATTATACCTTTTTGAAAAGACCTGTTTTTATTACAGACAAAGAGATCTTTGTTGGAAATGATAAGAAGAATGTTGAAGAACTTCAGAAATTCTTTGGGGTAAGCGAATAAATAAGACTTTAAATAGTTGATGTATCCGGCTCAATAATAATTCATTATTGAGCCGGATATTTTATATGTGTATTGTAAGTGTTTGATTTTTAATACTATTTATGACTATATTTATAATCGCCAAAAATTTACAATATGAAAACAAACTTTTCAAAAACAAAGAAACTGAGCAGATCAGAGTTAAAAGAGATGAGTGGAGGAATTGCTTTCATTCCTCCTTGCAGTATTTTATGCGGGCCTGCCGGAGGAGTGATTTCTACCCGACCTGGAATAGGAGACGCCTGTAATGCAGACCGTTCAATTTGCTGTATCTGCTACTAAACAAAAAGAGGCTGTAATCTAAATTACAGCCTCTTTTTATATCTTTTGAACAATTATACAAAAGGAGCTTTTACCACTTTTGCAGGAATGTTTTTGTTTCTTACCTGAATAAAGATCTCAGATCCTAATTTGAAATGAGGCTTGTCTACATATGCAAGACCCAATCCGATTTTCTTCATTGGAGACTGTGTTCCGGAAGTTACTTTCCCGATTACATTTCCTTCAGCATCTACTACAGGATAATCATGTCTTGGAACTCCTTTGTCTGTAAGTTCGAAACCAACTAGTTTTCTTG is a window from the Chryseobacterium indologenes genome containing:
- a CDS encoding arsenate reductase family protein; amino-acid sequence: MKKVFYLNTCDTCRKILAQFDLTDWELREIKKEPITKEELAEMHKKTKSYEALFSRKSTQIKLRGLDVKSLTEKDFKELLLDHYTFLKRPVFITDKEIFVGNDKKNVEELQKFFGVSE